Below is a genomic region from Argiope bruennichi chromosome 11, qqArgBrue1.1, whole genome shotgun sequence.
cagcagtgcacCTCATCTGAAAAGTGCGTCAACTGTGATGGCGAACATACTTCCTTTTCCAGATCATGTCCACGTTGGaggttggaaaaagaaattataactttgaaaacaaaagaacaaatttctTATCCAGAAGCGAAAAGAAGAATCGAGGCACAGACATCTTCCCCTGGGGTCAGCTATGCATCAGctgttaaaaaatcatattgtaaaaACTGTTCATGTAAAAATTGTGCGCAGATTGTTGCTGAAAAAGTTCCTCCCGCAAAAACATCCGAATCTGATACAGAACCTTCCACAAACAGTGCTCCTGAATCTCACGATCCACCGAAACGTAAACCAAAACCAAAGCCTCCACGTGCTCTTAAATTAAAGCTTTCGAAACACGGCCTTTCACAAGAAATGATTtcggaaaaatttaaatcaaaattgaaaaaatccaaTATTCGAAATTCGGTTGCTCTGGGACTTGCAACTACGGGGACAGTCCAAAAGGATTTACCTACTATTTTTGGAGGATTGTCCAAAAGTCCCGATTCAATTGCTCTCCATCCATCCGACGAAGAGGAGGATGaccttgaaatgagttgcgaaatAACGCCAACTCAAACTAACGCCCTTTATAATTCCCACgttaaaaaactttcttaatgggtacctttctctcgtggaattgtcgcggcattcggacAAAGCTAACTGACATGAAAGCtctcattaataaatcaaatcctGTTTGCGTAGCTCttcaagagacatttttgaaACCAGATATTCACTTCAAATTAAGAGGTTATAATTGTGCAAGGAAGGATAACGAAACTGGTGCATCATTCTCTGGTGGAGTGTGCATTTTAACCTCCAACTTTTATCCCAGTACTATCCTTAATCTACGCACTAACTTGCAAGCTGTGGCTGTGCAGATTCATGTCAAATCCTTGGTCACGGTCTGTTGCCTTTACTTGCCTCCAAATGGGGTTATTTCGCAGGACGATTTGAATACTTTGGTTGATCAGCTTCCAACTCCCTtcattttgcttggtgattttaacgggcatagtactttgtggggttcggatagcaCTAACTCCCGTGGGCGACAGATAGAAcaattcatttctgataactgtctctgtctgctcaataacaaCGAAAAGACATACTTTCATGAACCCACTCGTACTTTCCATTCCCTTGACCTCGCTATTTGCTCTCCGGCAATTTTCCCATTATTGAATTTGGCAGTTGAAAGCGATttacataatagtgatcattttcctctTGTCATCTCTCATGATGATAATAGTAATTTGATGCAAAGCCCACcaacatacattttccaaaaagcagATTGGGCTACATTTACTAAGTTAGCATTGATTACAGAAGAAATGATTTCATCTGCCGATATTAGTGAGGCTGTCCAAAATGTCACTGATTGCATTATTAAGGCCGCTGATGCTTCAATTCGAAAGCGTACCCCTCTTCCACGCAAATTTCGCAAACCATGGTGGAATGATGAATGTCGTAATGCTTATaaggaacaaagaaaatattgGGGTATTTTCCGCAGGTATCCTACCACGGAAaatcttgttgcatttaaaagAGCAAGAGCAAATGCTCGTCGAATTCGGCGCCGCAGTCAAAAAGAATCTTGGCAAAGTTTTATATCTACCATCACTTCCAATACATCTAGTGCACAGTTGTGGAAGAAAGTTAAAGCGGCAAacggaatttataaagaattcgctTTCCCCATCTTAAATACAGAAACGGCTTCATATTCCTCGCCACTTGATATTGCAAATGTTATTGGAGAAACCTTCGCTGATGTTTCAAGCTCTGTTCCTAATAATCCGACTTTTCGTGCGATTAAGAGACAAGCTGAACAAGTGCCTTTGAAGTTTAGAACCCGCATGGTCCTCTCTTATAACAATAACTTTAAGATAGTGGAATTAAGGAACGCTCTTTCTCGTACTCGAGATACTAGCCCAGGTGTCGACGGGATTACCTAcagtatgcttcgccatttagacGAAACCTCTCTTTTGCATCTCCTGAACCTGTTCAACAGAATCTGGAGTGAGCAAACTTTTCCTGAACAATGGTATGAAGCCATTGTGATACCTACCCTTAAACCTGGAAAGGTTCCTACCAATCCCTCAAACTATAGGCCAATTGCTTTAACTAGTTGTCTCTGTAAAACGCTCGAACGCATGGTAAATGCCCGTTTACTCTATGAACTGGAGAAAAATGGGTATATTTCACCTTTccaaagtggtttccgtcgaggaCGTTCTACCAATGACAACTTGGTTATGCTTGAATCTCAAATTCGAAATGCATTCGTCCGGAGAAACCATCTAGTTTCTATATTCTTCGATATAGAAAAGGCGTACGATCGTACGTGGCGGTATGGCATCCTCCGTACTTTAGGTGATTTTGGTTTTAAAGGTAACTtgccagtttttattcaaaattttttaaaatttcggacATTTCGAGTCCGTATTGGTAAtacattttctcatcattttattcaaagtgagggtgttcctcaaggaagtgttttgagtgtcaccctttttattctccatataagccaaattattcatgttttaccATCATCCGTTTGTGGAACACTATATGTGGATGATCTACAAGTCTCCTGCCAGGGGTCTAATATGGTTTTAATAGAGCGACAACTTCAGAGGGCTGTTAACAAACTCATTTCATGGTGTGATGAGAATGGACACACGCTTTCCCCTGAAAAGAGCCGCTGTGTACACTTTTGTCGGAAACGGAGTCTCCATCCTGATCCTGTAATACAAATTCGAGGTGTTGATATTCCAGTCGTTGAGGAAGTACGTTTCTTAGGGGTCATATTTGACCGGAAACTCACTTTCCTTTCGCATGTTCTTCATCTGCGAAAGAGGTGTGAAAAATCCCTCAACATCCTAAAAGTTCTCTCGACTACAAGATGGGGGGCAGATCGAACATCTTTACTTCGTATCTATCAGTCTGTTATTCTGTCGAGAATTGATTATGGATGCGAAATATATGGTACAGCTCGTTCTGGTGTTCTCCGAAATTTAGACACAGTACACAACAGTGCTTTGCGTATATGTTCTGGAGCCTTTCGTACATCACCAGTTCATAGTTTATATGTGATTTGTCATCAACTTCCACTTTATCTGAGAcggaaaaaattatctgaactatattttttccgTATTGAATCCTCTATCAATCACCCTATTCGTAGAATTAATTTACCCATTGGCCTGGGGCGATTATATAATGCACGTCCTTCTAATATCCTACCTTTTCGTGAAAGGGTAAAAAGAGCTTTtgctgatgtaaatattttaaatctgcaggTTCATAATACTAACGCTTATGCTTTgccaccctgggatatcccagAAATATCATATCTTAACCCTTTTCTCGCTTATGACAAGTCTACCACTTCATCTGTTgtctttcaacaactttttctatatcaccgcaatgaatattttacacacattcctgtttttacggatggctcaaaGACAGCTCATCAAGTAGGTTGTGCTGTCGTCATTGCTGAGGACACAGGCAGCTTTCAGTTGAGTACTTTGTGTTCAGTTTTAACTGCTGAACTAATGGCAATTATGATtgctcttgaaaaaatttctaacctCACTTGccacaaattttgcatttattctgATAGTATGAGTGCTCTGGAGGCCCTCAGCCATCCTCATACTAAAACACATCCACTAGCTGTAGATATCCTACATCTTTGGAGAGATTTGCAAGCTCagaactaccaaattttattttgttggttacCTGGCCATGTTGGCATTGTTGGCAATGAATCTGCTGATGCTGCAGCAAAGACAGCATCCACTTCTCTACAACGAGCTAttccgtacacagatttaaaaaaatatatttctcaacgtattttttatttatggaaagaatcatgggatttgcagatttctaataagcTGCATTCTATTCAGCCTGACATCACTTTGTGGCCGGTAGTTCCAGTACGCGAGTTGGACGTCAAATTGACTCGGCTTCGCATTGGCCATACTCGcctcacacataaacatcttctatTTGGTGAGCGATGTCCAGTCTGTAATGCGTGTGATGTTAATTTaactgttattcatattttatcagaatgtccaatttttaattctcatcgattACGTTTATTCGGTAAATCATCTTCAAACATtcgtgacttggtgggagaacatccccacccaaatatttttactttcttgaaagaaattggtgttttccattttatttaacttgttcaattttatctccacatttcatggtttttgcaaattttactttaactttttagaacttcactgaatattttttatcttcaaccatatgtttggcgcagcatagcctgatatggctcttgtgccacaaaatcaGAAATAACCTAACCTAACCTATCATAGATATTGAAAAGGCATATGATCAGACTTGGCGTTATGGGATACTTCGAACCCTCTTTCAGTTTGGGTTTCGAGGCCAATTGCcgctttttattgaaaattttttatctcgCCGTGTTTTTAAGGTCCGTGTTGGATCGACGTTAtccgattcttttattcaaatggaaGGCGTTCCTCAGGGTAGCGTATTAAGCGTTACCCTTTTTATCATCCACATTTCTAAAGTTCTTTTAATACTTCCTTCATCAGTTTTAGGCACATTGTATGTAGatgatttacaaatttcttgCCAGGGATCAAACATGAGACTGATTGAAAGGCAGCTGCAGACTGCTGTGAATAGTCTTGTCAAATGGTGTGATCAGAATGGATACAAAGTTTCATCAAGTAAAAGTTGTTGCGTCCATTTTTGTAGAAAACGTAGTCTTCACCCTGAACCAGAAGTTTATATAAGCAACAGAGTACTTCCTGTGGTCCCAGAAGTTCGTTTTCTCGGAGTAATTTTTGATCGAAAGCTTTCTTTCCATCCTCACATCTGCTTTTTACGAAAGAAATGTGGGAAAATGCTAAATATTCTGAAGGTTCTCTCCAACACATCTTGGGGGGCTGATAGGACATCATTACTCCGAGTTTATGAAGCTCTGATTCTATCCCGAATAGACTACGGTTGTATAGCATATGGCTCTACCAGCAATACTGCTTTGAAGAAACTTGATACAATCCATCATTCTGCCCTGAGGATTTGCTCTGGAGCTTTCCGCACATCCCCAGTGCAAAGCTTATATGTGACGTGCCATCAACTTCCACTCTCTCTGCGTCGCCAGAAATTgtcattgcaatattattttaaaatttcatccatacCTAAGCATCCTTTAATTTACACCACTCTCAGTCAATTCTTAGAACGACTTTATAATGCTCGTCCGACAGCTATCCGTCCGTTTTATGAACGCATGAAATCTTTCACTTCTGGCACACAACTTTCCGAAGTAAGAATATTATCTATTGACCATTTCTGCTTTCCTCCCTGGAATACACCATGTATTGCTCATATAAACCCATTCCTTGAtttcaaaaaatctcatattGATGCACACTCGCTTCAGCGAATATTCCTTGAACATCGTGCCCAGTATAACAACTATAAAACAATCTTTACTGATGGTTCAAAAACGATGAATCATGTCGGTTTCGGTGTTATTTCAGATAACGCTACTTATAACCATACTCTCCCCAAATATTGCTCAGTGTATACGGCAGAAGCAACTGCTATTTTATTTGCGCTACAAAGTATTTCCTCATCTGACTCTcgtaaattttgcatatataccGACAACATGAGCGTTTTGcaacaattgcaaaattttgattattcttgtcATCCGATTGTTGCACAAATCATGGAACAACTGTCAGTACTGATGAAAAGAGACTTCGACGTAATTTTCTGCTGGGTACCAAGTCACGTTGGAATCTATGGCAATGAGCTTGCAGATCAGGCTGCAAAATTCGCTTCAATTCCTCTTGAATTTCGTGTTCCCTTCTGTGATATTTCGGGATATATCAAACGATATATATATGAGGAGTGGCAGAAAGTTTGGGACACGCAGGTTGATAACAAACTACATgctattcaaccaaaaataaatatgtggtcagTTTTACAAAATCGATgcgcagatgtaaaattaattcgtctacGCATTGGGCACACAAGATATACACATAGACATTTACTGTTTGGTGAACGAGTCcctcattgtacgaactgtggagtAGTCAATTCAATTGCACACATTCTTACTCAATGccctaattttacttctgatcgtttaactTACTTCCATTCgcccattttaaatttacaggacttagtgggtgagaaacctcactcaaaactttttgactttttaaaagccattggtttttttcatagtatttaaaattgagatttattttgattcttgtgTCAAATCATTATATATCGTATATCTTCTtaacttttgacgttttacaatgcATCTTTCTTTTATCTACACATTTTATAATGGAACTGTTTAAAAATCCTTGTGAatggcgcagcttgtcctaaattggaccttgtgccaaaaaaccatATCATACCATACCATACTACCATACCTGGTTTGAGAATGGGAAATATTACTGCTGTTTTCCATGCATTTGGAAAGTATTGTAGTTTTAATATTGCgttaattatttctgttaatctgattattgattttattggGATCCTTTTTATCATTCTATTGGAGATATTGTCTATCCCTGGACTTTTACCCTCTttgagtttattaattatttccacaATTTCAGATGGTTTGCACTCTTCTACTGTCTCTTTGTACTTTTTACTGaagattggattggattggatttgtgggttttaatggcgcaagagccaattctgaccatactgcgccaaacgtatggttaaaatagatataaaaaattatgtatgtaaaattaaataattgtcaaaatgcaCTATGATTAAAATGTCGGCATGGGGTTTTTAAAAGAGAACAAGATGTTTAAATTacatgatgataaaatattaaataaaatggtacacgccaatagcttttaaaaatttaaaaatgttttgatgggGGTGTTCCCCCACCAGAATTTGCATTTCTATCGATGagctgttaaaaaattgtttccgaTGACATCTAAAATTAGGACACTCGATTAAAACATGAACAATAGTTAAATTTACATGACAATTTGGACAAGTAGGAGTTCTTTCGCCGAATAAAAGGTGTCGATGAGTTAAACGGGTatggccaatgcggagtctagttaATTTAACATCGTACTCACGCACTGGATGGCAAGGCCAGGGTGAAATTGTGGGTTTTATTGAATGAAGTTTATTTCTAACAAGGTGATTCCATGATTCCTGCCACAGCGTATATAAACGACgcaccaaagaatttttttacatcattgcTTGGTATATCTCGTTTCAACAGTAAAGATGCTCTCTTTGCTGCATTATCTGCCATCTCATTTCCACCaattccgacatgactcggaacccaacaaaacAATATCTTGTAGTCTCTGTTTTTTAGAGTCCTTAACAGACTCAAAATTTCCAGGGAAACAGGATGAATTCGACTACAGAAGTGGGAAAGTGCTTCCAAGGAACTCAAGCTGTCtgtatatatgcaaaattttcgtTCAGTAGACAGTGAAATCATCTGAAGGGCATAAAGGATCGCCACTAATTCGGCAGATAAGACCGAGAATGTTGTATCGAGACGGTAGCTCAGTATATTAGTGTCAGAAACAATACCACAACCAACGTGATCGTCTGACTTTGACCCATctgtgaaaattttcaaatagtccGAATATTGACTACGATGAGAatcaaaaagtttctgaaaaattacagGAGCAGTTGTCGTTTTCTCGAAATCTGAGAATGGATTTAGAAAACGAAATTGAGGAATATCCCATGGTGGAAACGGAAAGAGATCTGTAGTCTGAATCGCTACATCATGAAGTTCCGAAtcatgaagtattattttaaccctttcgcaGAATGGTAGAATATTGTAGGGTCGAGCAGTATAGAGTCTCCGAAGACTCGCTGGAACAGCTATAGAACACAAGGGGTGCTTCGGAATAGACACAGCTCGAAGATAGTACTGGGCAGCTAATTTTTGGCGTCGTAAACTTAGTGGTAACTGATGACAGGTTACATAAAGGCTCTCCACTGGTGAAGTCCGAAATGCACCCGAACAAATccttaaagcagaatggtgtGTAGTGTCTAATCTACGTAAAATGGCAGATCGCGCAGAGCCATACACCACGCATCCGTAATCAATACGTGATAGTGTCACTGCTTGATAAATGCGGAGTAATGAAATGCTATCAGCACCCCAAGATGTCCTAGAAAGTACTTTGAGAATGTTCATTGatctgtcacacttcttccgcagatgtaagacatgcggaaggaaagtgagcttacggtcaaatattattcCCAAAAATTTTACTTCGTTTACTACAGGAATGTTAGCATTCCGGATATGGATTAAAGGATCCAAATGGATGCCACGCTTCCTGCAAAAGTGAACACATCGACTTTTCTCGGGAGAAATCGTATGTCCATTTCCATCACACCAGTCTACTAGCCTGTTAACCGCAACCTGCAGTTGACGTTCGATTACGCGCATATCGCTCCCTTGGGAAGAGATCTGAAGATCATCCACATATAATGTGCCTTTAACAGATGGTGGTAACACATTAAGAATCTGGCTAAAATGAGTTACGAAAAGCGTCACACTGAGGATacttccttgtggaactccctcagcttgaataaaacgatcagaataaaaatttccaatgcgTACACGAAATGTTCTTAatgataaaaagttctttaaaaacacAGGTAAACTTCCTTTAAATCCGAAATTTGAAAGAGTATCAAGAATGCCAAaacgccaagcacggtcataagCCTTTTCTATGTCGAAGAATATGGAGACCAGATGATTCCGCCGGACGAATGCTCGAGAAGGACGATATTATCCAATGTCGAGCGTCCCTTGCGGAAGCCATTCTGCAATGGCGGAATACATGCTTTTTTCTCCAACTCAAACACAAGACGGGCATTAACCATGCGCTCTAATGTTTTACATAGACAACTTGTGAGAGCAATTGGCCTATAGTGCTGAGGGTTAGAGGCGTCTTTGCCGGGTttcaggattggaatcacaatagcttcatgccattgtgatgggaacttctgttcattccaaatacggttaaatagaaataacaggttggaaagagaagtggtagacaaatggcgaagcatgttatacgcGATTCCATCAGGACCAGGACTGGTATCACGTGCTTTAGACAAGGCCGTCAATAATTCATTCATCCTAAATTCTGAATTGTAAGAGTAGGAGTTTCGGGTAGTGAAACGCAAAGACttccgttccgcgcgattcttagcCATTATAAAAGCAGGCATGTAATTATCAGCTGCGGAAACCTTTGCAAAGGCTTCTCCGAGAGTATTGGCAACGTCTAATGGAGAAGACATCACCCCATTTCCAGTATTCAAAACTGGGAAGGAGAAATCTTTATATACTCCATTAGCAGCTTTGACTTTTTTCCATAACAATTTGCTGGAAGTAAAGGATGTGATTGAGGAAATAAAGCGACACCAGGACTCCCTCTGGCTACGCCGACGAATTCGACGAGCATTCGCTCTAGCACGTTTGAAGGCAATAAGATTCTCCGATGTAGGGTACCTGCGGAAAATGTTCCACCGTTTCTTTTGTTCCCTGTAACTATCGCGGCAGGCTTCGTTCCACCACGGTCTTCGAAATTTTCGCATACGTGGGGAACTTTTAGGTATGGTATTATTGGCGGCTTTAAGTAAACAGTCGACGACACTTTGTATTGCGTGTGTAATGTCGGCCATGCTGACCATATTCTCAGAAATCACTGCTTGTTGCATGAAAGCAGCCCAATCAGCCCTCTGAAAGACATAACGTGGTGGACATTGCTTGAAATCAGTTTCAGTATAGGAGACTATTAAAGGGAAGTGATCACTATCATGGAGATCACTTCCGactataaaattaagcaaaggTAGGATATCAGGAGAGCATATGGCCAAGTCTAAGctgtggaaggtacgtgtgggcTCATGAAAGTAGGTTTTCTCGTCACTGTTAaggagacagagacagttatcagataTGAACCGTTCGATCTGTCGCCCGCGAGAATTTGTACTATCAGAGCCCCACAAGATACTGTGGCCgttaaaatcgccaaataacagAAAAGGCGCGGGTAGCTGGTCCATAAGATTATCAAGATCATGTTGGTTAATCAAATCGTGTGGTGGTAAATAAATGCTACAAACTGTGACTAATTTTCGAGcatgaacttgcacagccacagcctgcaatGTAGTGTGCAAAGTGAGAACTGTGCTCGGGTATAAGTTAGATGTAAGGATACAAACGCCACCAGTTCCATGGATTGTATCCTTCCGAACACTGTTGTAACCACGTAGTTTGAGAGGAATGTTGGACGACAAGAAGGTTTCTTGGAGTCCGTTCTTGGATCGTTCAAAACAGCACTCACCCTTGCAACTTCAGCACGCATTTTCACATACTCCTGAGAATCCTCCTTGTAGCATCTCAGAGCTTGAGCCCAGCTCCCCACGGTGTTTCTTGTGGTGATAGCTTGGATGATCTCCATGTGGTGATGGTAGATA
It encodes:
- the LOC129956800 gene encoding uncharacterized protein LOC129956800; protein product: MPTLPEVVKIGYLRLKVRPFIPNPLRCFQCQRFGHSKIACRGTLTCARCAEKGHDSQQCTSSEKCVNCDGEHTSFSRSCPRWRLEKEIITLKTKEQISYPEAKRRIEAQTSSPGVSYASAVKKSYCKNCSCKNCAQIVAEKVPPAKTSESDTEPSTNSAPESHDPPKRKPKPKPPRALKLKLSKHGLSQEMISEKFKSKLKKSNIRNSVALGLATTGTVQKDLPTIFGGLSKSPDSIALHPSDEEEDDLEMSCEITPTQTNALYNSHVKKLS